In Streptomyces qaidamensis, one DNA window encodes the following:
- a CDS encoding helix-turn-helix domain-containing protein: MCGRASVEDEIWLTAREAAELTGVSVVTVYSWVNRGHLKVGGLDHRGQRLFRHLDVARAEKATRAKAKRLLALASPSSVTSEQSLPIR; encoded by the coding sequence ATGTGCGGGAGGGCCTCAGTGGAGGACGAAATCTGGCTGACGGCCCGAGAGGCCGCCGAGCTGACGGGCGTCAGCGTCGTGACGGTCTACTCGTGGGTCAACAGGGGCCATTTGAAAGTCGGGGGCCTCGATCACCGAGGCCAGAGGCTCTTCCGCCATCTCGACGTCGCGAGGGCCGAGAAGGCCACCCGGGCCAAGGCCAAGCGCCTCTTGGCCCTAGCGTCCCCTAGTTCAGTGACGTCGGAACAGTCGCTTCCGATCCGTTAG
- a CDS encoding Bro-N domain-containing protein has protein sequence MSTVQLPSIFRAIQEIFPGTPLRMGFSTREQASFMAAADLRKGVGYKANTEAFVRALVETQAKEAGNSRPLYVGEEVIQTPGGPQTMKVIYKRGVFHLLMLSRLPKAVEFRDQIFDLLEEVEREGFVINASAPVEQLKAMKPRIERDIDELLEARLQEKKDYRSIVRAVKEAGGYDRDFADVQNIIYLGLFGMTAKTVRDRQPQVSGERYKRDYQGKKAGELRPSRSAKDYLTEEQLKTLDNGVLFITSKLALRHPDGLMTLDDIKSAAMEVGAELLISRARLTEPANVVELSSPLDLRTRIEALRTKLQKGAA, from the coding sequence GTGAGCACCGTTCAGCTCCCGAGCATCTTCCGGGCGATCCAGGAGATCTTCCCTGGCACCCCGCTCCGGATGGGATTCAGCACCCGCGAGCAGGCTTCCTTCATGGCCGCAGCCGATCTTCGGAAGGGCGTCGGCTACAAGGCCAACACTGAGGCGTTCGTCCGAGCCCTCGTCGAGACGCAGGCGAAGGAGGCGGGAAATTCCCGCCCCCTTTACGTCGGTGAGGAAGTCATCCAGACTCCCGGCGGCCCGCAGACCATGAAGGTCATCTACAAGCGCGGGGTCTTCCACCTGCTGATGCTGTCCCGTCTCCCCAAGGCGGTTGAGTTCCGCGACCAGATCTTCGACCTCCTGGAGGAGGTCGAGCGCGAGGGCTTCGTGATCAACGCGAGCGCTCCGGTCGAGCAGCTCAAGGCGATGAAGCCGCGTATCGAGCGAGACATCGACGAGTTGCTGGAAGCCCGCCTCCAGGAGAAGAAGGACTACCGCTCGATCGTCCGTGCCGTGAAGGAGGCCGGAGGCTACGATCGCGACTTCGCGGACGTCCAGAACATCATCTACCTCGGGCTGTTCGGCATGACGGCCAAGACCGTCCGGGACCGCCAGCCGCAGGTCAGCGGCGAGCGCTACAAGCGGGACTACCAGGGCAAGAAGGCCGGTGAGCTGCGGCCCTCCCGGTCCGCCAAGGACTACCTGACTGAGGAGCAGCTCAAGACCCTGGACAACGGGGTCCTGTTCATCACCTCGAAGCTCGCCCTGCGCCACCCCGACGGCCTGATGACCCTGGACGACATCAAGAGTGCGGCCATGGAGGTCGGCGCCGAGCTGCTCATCTCCCGGGCTCGCCTGACCGAGCCGGCCAACGTGGTGGAACTCTCCTCCCCGCTCGACCTCCGGACGCGCATCGAGGCCCTTCGCACGAAGCTCCAGAAGGGTGCCGCCTGA
- a CDS encoding DUF6221 family protein, with protein MRDLATAMVFLKARLREDETAARAVKPGKDEGVAVLRDRALADVKAKRRLVAWVEANQGTTWKANAEAQGLNFWQKGIVDVIAAVPEYFRSPVIARLLTAYEDHPDFQPEWKLVEVEDEYEPADHEKRR; from the coding sequence ATGAGAGATCTCGCGACCGCGATGGTGTTCCTCAAGGCCCGTCTTCGCGAGGACGAAACTGCTGCTCGCGCAGTGAAGCCCGGCAAGGACGAGGGCGTGGCAGTGTTGCGGGACCGGGCCCTGGCCGATGTCAAGGCCAAGCGCCGACTCGTGGCCTGGGTGGAGGCGAACCAGGGGACGACATGGAAGGCGAACGCGGAGGCCCAGGGCCTCAACTTCTGGCAGAAGGGGATCGTGGACGTGATCGCCGCTGTCCCTGAGTATTTCCGTAGCCCGGTGATCGCCAGACTCCTTACGGCGTACGAAGACCACCCCGACTTCCAGCCCGAGTGGAAGCTGGTCGAGGTTGAGGATGAGTACGAGCCCGCCGACCACGAGAAGCGTCGGTGA
- a CDS encoding recombinase family protein, translating to MTDDQVRREALFRALDAVAQVAKPGQLRAVVYTRVSTEDQRKGYGIAYTGKRVVKHIADKGWALTNIFADEGFSGSLDHTQRPDVKELMRQARMTPKPFDVVAVYEDRAIGRKGRAFWPWVWELQDLGIFTAVVAGDYDNTTEEGESRMRKAADRAEDELVTIRNRTQGGLQEKAEFMGGEGAYLGGNVPFGYRIKNKGMTGESHLVPDDCECAGECATNHETDCMHLAVERFVATLSYDKAGEDLNQAGFRRKNGALWDHGSVWNLLNSRTTLEAVMVHRGSKDVVLDKAGKPRYGKPVEIKLKPILTPRELADLAEAKAKRPRRRAPKRFVYSLAGRIVSPCGHVYVGNGKSRQGDKHGRSPFKAMRCSGASGSILKTERCDCPIIRAEPVERESWRLVKKLLQDPEELHRLATEALQARPETGVDFDSRLKDLTKRIAELEESIDLMLMAAARQAAARSMGRAEAEKYLARMTAQPNAELADLQKQRMDIESWKEEAEAVEDTAEQLAALAGKAQVRLGEKTLEEQAELFDLLQAEVEIVGNVPCRPLGRPCQAGAFFVQRGLTVPCLTDEAWSRVADIVSVFSPRFPSRDILAAFLAKARTGVSWKKLDAGVPHTTLMNHWIRWGAAGGLEAVMERLAGMPGTPPPDHDAVTVKVRCTVLPEVLLAEQGEDGNGALTSSDGSIVGEIPSRTGSPDRVAGR from the coding sequence ATGACCGATGACCAGGTGAGGCGCGAGGCGCTCTTCCGCGCTCTGGATGCTGTGGCGCAGGTGGCAAAGCCCGGACAACTCCGAGCCGTTGTGTACACCCGGGTGAGCACCGAGGACCAGCGGAAGGGGTACGGCATCGCCTACACCGGCAAGCGGGTTGTGAAGCACATCGCCGACAAAGGCTGGGCTCTGACGAACATCTTCGCCGATGAGGGCTTCAGCGGGAGCTTGGATCACACGCAGCGGCCGGACGTGAAGGAGCTGATGCGCCAGGCCCGCATGACGCCCAAGCCGTTTGACGTCGTGGCGGTGTACGAAGACCGAGCTATCGGCCGCAAGGGCCGCGCCTTTTGGCCATGGGTCTGGGAGCTGCAAGACCTTGGCATCTTCACGGCCGTGGTGGCGGGGGACTACGACAACACAACCGAAGAGGGCGAGTCCCGGATGCGCAAGGCCGCAGACCGGGCTGAGGACGAGCTGGTCACCATTCGGAACCGCACCCAGGGCGGCCTTCAGGAGAAGGCCGAATTCATGGGCGGTGAAGGCGCCTACCTTGGCGGCAACGTCCCCTTCGGATACCGGATCAAGAACAAGGGCATGACGGGCGAAAGCCACCTCGTCCCCGATGACTGTGAGTGCGCGGGCGAATGCGCCACGAACCATGAGACAGACTGCATGCATCTGGCCGTGGAGCGATTCGTCGCCACGCTCTCCTACGACAAGGCGGGGGAAGACCTGAACCAGGCCGGATTCCGGCGCAAGAACGGCGCCCTCTGGGACCACGGGTCCGTCTGGAACCTGCTGAACTCCAGGACCACCCTGGAGGCCGTGATGGTCCACCGCGGATCCAAGGACGTCGTCCTGGACAAGGCGGGCAAGCCCCGCTACGGCAAGCCGGTAGAGATCAAACTGAAGCCGATCCTGACACCCCGGGAGCTGGCCGACCTCGCCGAGGCGAAGGCGAAGCGCCCCCGCCGCCGGGCGCCGAAGAGATTCGTTTACAGCCTGGCCGGACGGATCGTGAGTCCCTGCGGGCACGTCTACGTCGGCAACGGAAAGTCTCGCCAGGGCGACAAGCACGGCCGCAGCCCCTTCAAGGCCATGCGATGCAGTGGCGCATCCGGCTCTATCCTCAAGACCGAGCGCTGTGATTGCCCCATCATCCGGGCGGAACCCGTGGAGCGCGAGAGCTGGCGTCTGGTGAAGAAGCTCCTTCAGGACCCGGAGGAGCTTCACCGCCTGGCGACCGAAGCCCTACAGGCCAGGCCCGAGACCGGTGTCGACTTCGACAGTCGGCTGAAGGATCTCACCAAGCGCATTGCCGAGCTGGAAGAGTCCATCGACTTGATGCTGATGGCTGCCGCCCGGCAGGCGGCGGCGCGGAGCATGGGCCGGGCGGAGGCGGAGAAGTACCTCGCCAGAATGACCGCTCAACCGAACGCGGAGCTGGCGGACCTCCAGAAGCAGCGCATGGACATCGAAAGCTGGAAGGAGGAGGCCGAGGCCGTGGAGGACACCGCCGAACAGTTGGCGGCGCTGGCAGGGAAGGCGCAGGTGCGACTCGGCGAGAAGACGCTTGAGGAGCAGGCGGAACTCTTCGACCTTCTGCAAGCCGAGGTCGAGATCGTGGGGAACGTACCGTGTCGCCCGTTGGGTCGCCCTTGTCAGGCTGGGGCCTTCTTCGTGCAGCGCGGTCTGACGGTGCCGTGCCTGACCGATGAGGCGTGGTCGAGGGTTGCGGACATCGTTTCCGTGTTCTCGCCCCGTTTCCCTTCCCGGGACATCCTGGCGGCGTTCCTGGCGAAGGCCCGCACAGGGGTCTCGTGGAAGAAGCTGGACGCCGGGGTGCCGCACACCACGCTCATGAACCACTGGATCCGCTGGGGCGCCGCAGGTGGTCTGGAGGCCGTTATGGAGCGTCTGGCGGGCATGCCGGGGACACCGCCCCCTGACCACGACGCCGTCACGGTCAAGGTTCGCTGCACCGTCCTGCCGGAAGTGCTTCTCGCGGAGCAGGGGGAAGACGGTAACGGTGCCCTTACCTCCAGCGACGGTTCGATCGTTGGCGAGATCCCGAGCCGTACGGGATCACCGGATAGAGTGGCAGGGCGATGA
- a CDS encoding ADP-ribosylglycohydrolase family protein has protein sequence MTADSSPDVRLDRALACLRGLSVGDALGSQYFVPVNYPLLKRREVPSGPWQWTDDTEMAGSVVAVLAAHHRIDQDALARSFAEHHDFDRGYGPAVNRLLRLVREGGDWRELAAALFKGQGSWGNGAAMRIAPLGAWYADDPEQATHQAEISAYTTHQHREGVVGAMAVAAAAAFAAAPDGPPGAEALLDGVIDLVPKSAVGAGLRRARDMLDYGDPGTVAAVLGCGRRTTAHDTVPFALWSAARSLGDYEQAFWTTAQVGGDVDTTCAIVGGVIAAGKAGTPPTEWVERTEPLPDWVPTSV, from the coding sequence ATGACCGCTGATTCCTCCCCCGACGTGCGCCTGGACCGCGCCTTGGCCTGCCTGCGTGGACTGTCCGTCGGGGACGCCCTCGGCTCCCAGTACTTCGTGCCGGTGAACTACCCGCTGCTGAAGCGCCGCGAGGTGCCGTCCGGGCCCTGGCAGTGGACGGACGACACGGAGATGGCCGGCTCGGTCGTCGCCGTCCTGGCCGCCCACCACCGCATCGACCAGGACGCCCTGGCCCGCTCCTTCGCCGAGCACCACGACTTCGACCGGGGCTACGGCCCTGCGGTCAACCGCCTGCTGCGCCTCGTCCGGGAGGGTGGCGACTGGCGGGAGCTCGCCGCGGCCCTCTTCAAGGGGCAGGGCTCCTGGGGCAACGGTGCGGCGATGCGGATCGCCCCGCTGGGCGCCTGGTACGCGGATGATCCGGAACAGGCGACCCACCAGGCGGAGATCTCCGCGTACACCACCCACCAGCACCGCGAGGGCGTCGTCGGGGCCATGGCCGTCGCCGCTGCTGCCGCGTTCGCCGCCGCTCCCGACGGACCGCCCGGCGCCGAAGCCCTCCTCGACGGTGTCATCGACCTGGTGCCCAAGAGCGCCGTGGGCGCGGGGCTTCGCCGGGCCCGGGACATGCTCGACTACGGTGACCCGGGTACGGTCGCGGCCGTGCTGGGCTGCGGGCGGCGTACGACCGCCCATGACACGGTGCCCTTCGCTCTCTGGTCGGCCGCGAGAAGTCTCGGCGACTACGAGCAGGCGTTCTGGACGACCGCGCAGGTGGGCGGGGATGTCGACACCACATGCGCCATCGTCGGTGGCGTGATCGCCGCGGGCAAGGCGGGGACTCCGCCCACCGAGTGGGTGGAACGGACGGAGCCGCTTCCGGACTGGGTGCCCACGTCGGTCTGA
- a CDS encoding TetR/AcrR family transcriptional regulator — MVTPGWADAPARTAARRRGVVLERAILEAVLDQLSTVGWNGLTMEGVAAGAQTGKAAVYRRWPSKEDLVADALRAGLPEFDATPDEGGVREDLLALCMRARDAMFSRPGFALRSVIHECDTAQVERFHGVIFEGVVEPTMRMLREVVERGIERGEVRPEAANGYVFDAIPAMMMYRSKMCGCEWQDREVEEMIDKLMVPLLRPHSS; from the coding sequence ATGGTTACCCCCGGCTGGGCGGACGCCCCCGCTCGGACAGCCGCCCGCCGCCGCGGCGTGGTACTCGAACGCGCCATCCTCGAGGCCGTGCTGGATCAACTCAGCACGGTCGGCTGGAACGGCCTGACGATGGAAGGCGTCGCCGCCGGCGCCCAGACCGGCAAGGCCGCGGTCTACCGGCGCTGGCCGTCCAAGGAGGACCTTGTCGCCGATGCCCTGCGCGCAGGGCTGCCGGAGTTCGACGCCACGCCGGACGAAGGGGGCGTGCGCGAGGACCTCTTGGCGCTGTGCATGCGAGCTCGTGACGCCATGTTCTCCCGCCCTGGTTTCGCACTTCGCTCGGTGATTCACGAGTGCGACACGGCGCAGGTCGAACGCTTCCACGGTGTGATCTTCGAGGGTGTCGTGGAGCCCACCATGAGGATGTTGCGGGAGGTCGTCGAGCGGGGGATCGAGCGTGGTGAGGTGCGCCCCGAAGCTGCGAACGGTTACGTCTTCGACGCCATACCGGCGATGATGATGTATCGCTCGAAAATGTGCGGCTGTGAATGGCAGGATCGTGAAGTCGAGGAAATGATCGACAAGTTGATGGTTCCGCTGCTGCGGCCGCACAGTTCCTGA
- a CDS encoding ribonuclease HII translates to MPYEPPTHTVERSLRATTGAKIVAGVDEVGRGAWAGPVTVCAAITGLRRPPEGLTDSKLLTIKRRTVLAEELRTWVTSYALGHASPEEIDALGMTAALRLAAGRALDALPVRPDAVILDGKHDYLGAPWRVRTVIKGDQSCVAVAAASVIAKVQRDKMMAELGIDHADFGFADNAGYPSPVHKAALAERGPTPYHRLSWAYLDALPQWRHLKKVRNWADGSVPEIEGQLGFDF, encoded by the coding sequence ATGCCGTACGAACCGCCTACTCACACCGTCGAGCGCTCCCTTCGAGCCACGACCGGAGCGAAGATCGTTGCAGGTGTCGACGAGGTGGGGCGCGGCGCGTGGGCCGGTCCCGTCACCGTCTGCGCGGCGATCACCGGACTGCGCCGTCCCCCCGAGGGGCTCACGGACTCGAAGCTGCTCACCATCAAGCGACGTACCGTCCTCGCCGAGGAACTTCGGACCTGGGTGACGTCGTACGCGCTGGGGCATGCCTCCCCGGAGGAGATAGACGCCCTGGGGATGACGGCCGCGCTGCGGCTCGCGGCGGGGCGTGCGCTGGACGCACTGCCGGTGCGTCCCGACGCGGTCATCCTCGACGGCAAGCACGACTACCTCGGTGCGCCCTGGCGGGTCCGTACGGTGATCAAGGGTGACCAGTCCTGTGTGGCGGTCGCGGCGGCCTCGGTGATCGCCAAGGTCCAGCGCGACAAAATGATGGCCGAACTGGGTATCGACCATGCAGACTTCGGTTTTGCGGACAACGCCGGGTATCCATCACCCGTGCACAAGGCCGCACTGGCGGAGCGGGGCCCCACCCCCTACCACCGGTTGTCGTGGGCGTATCTTGATGCGCTGCCCCAGTGGCGGCACCTCAAGAAGGTCCGCAACTGGGCGGATGGAAGTGTTCCGGAGATCGAGGGTCAGCTCGGCTTCGATTTCTGA
- a CDS encoding RecQ family ATP-dependent DNA helicase, with protein MEHTSNAELRAAADAVLTRLVGDVSGEARLREDQWRAIEALVAERRRALVVQRTGWGKSAVYFVATSLLRARGSGPTVIVSPLLALMRNQVEAAARAGIHARTINSSNTEEWEAVQDEIAAGEVDVLLVSPERLNNPDFRDQVLPRLAAATGLLVVDEAHCISDWGHDFRPDYRRLRTMLADLPPGVPVLATTATANARVTADVAEQLGTGGSSDALVLRGPLDRDSLSLSVLRLSDAAHRMAWLAEHLDELPGSGIIYTLTVAAAEEVTAFLRQRGHTVASYTGKTENADRQQAEEDLLGNKVKALVATSALGMGFDKPDLGFVVHLGSPSSPIAYYQQVGRAGRGVKHAEVLLLPGKEDEAIWKYFASLAFPSEDLVRRTLDILAHAEKPLSLPALEPLVELRRSRLETMLKVLDVDGAVKRVKGGWIATGQPWTYDAERYAWVARQRDAEQQAMRAYASTDDCRMEFLQRQLDDEAAKPCGRCDNCAGPRFTADTSEEALDAARVDLGRAGVEVEPRRMWPTGLPAIGVDLKGRIPAGEQAASGRALGRLSDIGWGNRLRPMLAPQAPDGPVPDDVAKAVVDVLADWARGPGGWAPGAPEAGPRPAGVVTIASRTRPQLIGSLGARIAEIGRLPLLGAVEYTGDAHSGSRSNSAQRLKALDGALAVPPALAAALAEAQGPVLLVDDYTETGWTLAVAARMLRRSGAQGVLPLVLAVQG; from the coding sequence ATGGAGCACACGAGCAACGCGGAACTCCGGGCGGCGGCCGACGCTGTCCTCACCCGTCTCGTCGGGGACGTCTCGGGGGAGGCCCGGCTGCGCGAGGACCAGTGGCGGGCGATCGAGGCGCTGGTCGCAGAAAGACGCCGTGCCCTGGTCGTCCAGCGCACGGGCTGGGGCAAGTCCGCGGTCTACTTCGTGGCGACCTCGCTGCTGCGGGCCCGGGGCAGTGGCCCGACCGTGATCGTGTCCCCACTGCTCGCGCTCATGCGGAACCAGGTCGAGGCGGCAGCTCGGGCCGGCATTCACGCCCGGACCATCAACTCCTCCAACACCGAGGAGTGGGAAGCCGTTCAGGACGAGATCGCCGCGGGCGAGGTGGACGTTCTGCTGGTGAGTCCCGAACGGCTCAACAACCCGGACTTCCGCGACCAGGTCCTGCCCCGGCTCGCTGCAGCCACCGGGCTCCTGGTGGTGGACGAGGCCCATTGCATCTCCGACTGGGGCCACGACTTCCGGCCGGACTACCGCCGGCTGCGCACCATGCTCGCCGATCTCCCACCCGGTGTTCCGGTGCTCGCTACCACCGCTACGGCCAACGCGCGCGTGACGGCCGACGTCGCGGAGCAACTCGGAACCGGCGGCAGCTCGGACGCCCTCGTGCTCCGGGGCCCGCTCGACCGGGACAGCCTGAGCCTGAGCGTCCTGCGGCTGTCGGACGCCGCGCACCGTATGGCCTGGCTGGCCGAGCACCTCGACGAACTGCCGGGGTCCGGAATCATCTACACCCTTACCGTGGCCGCCGCCGAGGAGGTCACCGCCTTTCTGCGACAGCGGGGGCACACGGTCGCGTCGTACACGGGCAAGACGGAGAACGCCGACCGCCAGCAGGCCGAGGAAGATCTGCTCGGCAACAAGGTGAAGGCGCTGGTCGCCACGTCAGCGCTCGGGATGGGCTTCGACAAGCCCGACCTGGGCTTCGTGGTGCACCTGGGTTCGCCCTCCTCCCCCATCGCCTATTACCAGCAGGTGGGCCGCGCGGGGCGAGGCGTCAAGCATGCCGAGGTGCTCCTGCTCCCGGGCAAGGAGGACGAGGCGATCTGGAAGTACTTCGCATCGCTCGCCTTCCCCTCCGAAGACCTGGTGCGCCGCACGCTCGACATCCTCGCGCACGCGGAGAAGCCCCTGTCGCTGCCCGCCCTGGAGCCACTGGTGGAGCTCCGCCGGTCCCGCCTGGAGACCATGCTCAAGGTCCTCGACGTGGACGGGGCGGTCAAGCGCGTCAAGGGCGGCTGGATCGCGACCGGGCAGCCGTGGACGTATGACGCCGAGCGGTACGCGTGGGTGGCACGTCAGCGCGACGCCGAGCAGCAGGCCATGCGCGCGTACGCGTCGACAGACGACTGCCGTATGGAGTTCCTGCAGCGCCAGTTGGACGACGAGGCCGCCAAACCGTGCGGTCGCTGCGACAACTGCGCCGGTCCGCGCTTCACCGCCGACACGTCCGAGGAGGCGCTCGACGCCGCGCGCGTGGACCTCGGCCGGGCAGGTGTCGAAGTGGAGCCCCGACGCATGTGGCCCACTGGACTGCCGGCGATCGGAGTGGACCTCAAGGGCCGCATCCCGGCAGGCGAACAGGCCGCGTCGGGACGCGCGCTGGGAAGGCTGTCGGACATCGGGTGGGGGAACCGGCTGCGGCCCATGCTTGCGCCCCAGGCCCCCGACGGGCCCGTGCCCGACGACGTGGCGAAGGCCGTGGTCGACGTACTGGCCGACTGGGCCAGGGGGCCCGGCGGCTGGGCCCCGGGCGCCCCGGAGGCCGGGCCTCGCCCGGCCGGCGTCGTCACCATCGCCTCGCGCACGCGGCCGCAGCTGATCGGCTCCCTCGGGGCGCGCATCGCCGAGATCGGGCGGCTGCCGCTGCTGGGCGCCGTCGAGTACACCGGCGACGCGCACTCGGGCTCCCGGAGCAACAGCGCCCAGCGACTGAAGGCACTGGACGGGGCTCTGGCCGTGCCGCCCGCCCTCGCCGCCGCCCTCGCCGAGGCCCAGGGCCCGGTCCTCCTCGTGGACGACTACACGGAGACCGGCTGGACCCTCGCGGTCGCGGCGCGCATGCTCCGACGCTCCGGCGCGCAGGGGGTGTTGCCACTGGTGCTGGCCGTGCAGGGCTGA
- a CDS encoding DUF4192 domain-containing protein: MTNHSETTGSPENGDITGPEAQSGRKNGEEEKKASDTSRLHASTPAYDSHGGEHQVTLRTPAELADALPYLLGYRPEDSIVLVALHDSDGRGRFGGRARLGIPANADDWPSAARQLSHGLVTGSERRGARPESMVAFLCQEPEKGQTGRQVMERLRPLAQRLRVECGSLDVVVVEALCISEGRYWSYCCDNATCCTPEGAAMGLPGTSVLAAAATYAGIQVRGTLRELRARLLPWENAAALEQEAALDAASMALVPKILDDAGRAAVADETLELAGKILDRFAEAQPVTGMLLADLRDDELLGYDEAARLILGLQDRATRDRAAEWMEGDEAGHALRLWRTLARRCVGPYGEHAAAPLTLAGWVSWSTGDELEAREALAMALGADPDYLFARLLHQACNEGLDPESIRNCLRAERKGRGSAVADLMETRAAGDAPDGRETTVAREVEPHDKPSPAAMPSRRRRRSLPADSAGSASGRTGAEDRDTGARAPRRRPSVRTTHPAGATETGPRPGRATRASTARSGSVRTGGTRARTSKKAAVPGRDTGQEGPQPGHGKDGEE; the protein is encoded by the coding sequence ATGACGAACCACAGCGAAACGACCGGATCCCCCGAGAACGGCGACATCACCGGGCCCGAAGCGCAGAGCGGGCGGAAGAACGGTGAAGAGGAGAAGAAGGCAAGCGACACGTCCCGGCTGCACGCCTCCACCCCCGCGTACGACAGCCACGGCGGCGAGCACCAGGTCACACTGCGCACTCCGGCCGAACTGGCCGACGCTCTGCCGTACCTGCTCGGGTACCGCCCTGAGGACAGCATCGTCCTGGTCGCTCTGCACGACAGCGACGGACGCGGGCGGTTCGGAGGCCGGGCCCGTCTCGGTATCCCCGCGAACGCTGACGACTGGCCGTCCGCGGCGCGGCAACTGTCCCATGGCCTCGTGACGGGCAGCGAGCGCCGAGGCGCACGGCCCGAGTCGATGGTCGCCTTCCTGTGCCAGGAACCGGAGAAGGGCCAGACCGGCCGGCAGGTGATGGAGCGGCTGAGGCCCCTGGCCCAGAGGCTGCGCGTCGAGTGCGGTTCCCTCGATGTGGTGGTGGTCGAGGCGCTGTGCATCTCCGAGGGCCGGTACTGGTCGTACTGCTGTGACAACGCGACATGCTGCACCCCCGAGGGAGCCGCCATGGGCCTGCCCGGCACCTCCGTGCTGGCCGCGGCGGCCACCTACGCCGGTATCCAGGTTCGCGGCACACTGCGGGAGCTCCGGGCCCGGCTGCTGCCCTGGGAGAACGCCGCGGCCCTTGAGCAGGAGGCCGCCCTGGACGCCGCCAGCATGGCCCTGGTGCCGAAAATCCTGGACGACGCCGGCCGTGCCGCCGTGGCCGACGAGACGCTGGAACTGGCTGGGAAGATCCTGGACCGCTTCGCCGAGGCACAGCCCGTGACCGGCATGCTCCTGGCGGATCTCCGCGACGACGAACTGCTCGGGTACGACGAGGCCGCCCGGCTGATCCTCGGCCTCCAGGACCGAGCGACCCGTGACCGCGCGGCCGAGTGGATGGAGGGCGATGAAGCCGGACACGCCCTTCGCCTCTGGCGGACACTGGCTCGGCGCTGCGTCGGACCCTACGGAGAGCATGCCGCTGCGCCGCTCACCCTCGCCGGCTGGGTCTCCTGGTCCACCGGCGACGAACTGGAGGCCCGCGAAGCCCTCGCCATGGCCCTGGGCGCCGATCCCGACTACCTCTTCGCCCGGCTTCTGCACCAGGCCTGCAACGAAGGTCTCGACCCGGAGTCGATCCGCAACTGCCTGCGAGCGGAGCGGAAAGGCCGTGGATCCGCGGTGGCCGATCTCATGGAAACACGGGCGGCCGGTGACGCGCCGGACGGCCGCGAGACGACGGTGGCGCGTGAAGTCGAGCCACACGACAAGCCCTCACCGGCAGCGATGCCGTCACGCCGTCGCCGCCGCTCTCTTCCTGCCGATTCCGCCGGCTCAGCCTCCGGCCGTACCGGGGCGGAAGACCGTGACACGGGTGCCCGGGCTCCCCGGCGGCGTCCATCCGTGCGCACCACACACCCTGCCGGGGCCACCGAAACCGGTCCTCGTCCCGGCCGTGCGACCAGGGCGAGTACCGCGCGATCGGGAAGCGTGCGAACGGGCGGCACGCGGGCGCGTACGTCGAAGAAGGCGGCCGTGCCCGGCCGGGACACGGGCCAGGAAGGTCCACAGCCCGGCCACGGCAAGGACGGCGAGGAGTGA